The Mycobacterium sp. EPa45 genomic interval GACCAGCGAGCCGACAGCGATCAGGCCGGCCGCTTCCCAGCTCACCCGGTCGAACGCCACCACGGTGTAGCCCACCGCCGCGACGACGTTCACCAGCAGGGACAGCAGATTCTTGGCCGCGTTCATCCGCTGCATGTCTTCGGGCAGGAGCGCGCCCATCACCCCGATCAGCAGAATGCCCTGCGCCGCGGTGAAGTACCCGCCGTAGATGCCCACCGCGAACGTCCCGGCCACCAGCGCCACCATTCGCTTCGACGACACATGTTCAGCCGACCGCCCGGCAGCCTCCGCGCGCTGGCGCGCATACGCCTGGATCCGCGGCCCGATCACCACCAATACGAGGGCCGCGATCAGCAGCACCGGCACGATCTGGGTGAACACCTTTTCCGGCAGGTGCAGCAGCAGGAACGCCCCGATCGCCGCGCCGAACACCGATGCCGGGATCTGCCAGCGCAGCCGGTCCCATTGCCCCCCGAGCTCCTTGCGATACCCCCACGTCCCCGAAACCCCGCCGGCGACCAGACCGATCGCATTCGACATCGTTGCCGTCACGGGCGGAAAGCCGAGCGTCACCAGCGTCGGGAACGTGATCAACGTGCCCGACCCGACCAGGGAATTGATGGCGCCGGCCCCCATCCCGGCCAGGATGATGACGATCATGTGGGCAACGGACATCAAGAAACCCTATCTGGACAACCCACAAGCGCCGATGGCGGCCGCGCCGTCGCCAAACCCGCTCGACCGCAACGTGATACAGCACACAGCACCACGACGGCTGCGCGGCACCTAGCCTCAGTTCCTATGAGCGAGATTCCGAGTACCGACGAGGCGCTGGCCAACCTTTCCATGCCCCTGCTCGACGCGATGATGACCCAGCGGGCCATCCGGCGGGTCAAGCCCGATCCGGTCGACGACGCGATCGTCGTCAAGTGCATCGAGCTGGCGCTTCGCGCTCCCACCGGATCCAACGGTCAGAACTGGGAGTTCATCGTGGTCAAAGACCAAAGGGTGAAAGACCAACTCGGCAAGCGCTACCGCCAGCCCTGGTCCATCTACGGGGCACTCGGCAGACGCCAAGCCGCCAACGACGCATCGATGCTCAAAATCCTCAAAGCCGTCGAGTGGCAGGTCGAGCACTTCAGCGAGATCCCGGTTTTGGTGATTCCCTGCCTGCGCGGTGGCACCCGCGTGCCGTACGTCCCGACCCCGTTCGTCGGGGAGACGTCGTACTTCGGATCGATCTACCCCAGCGTGCAGAACCTGCTGCTCGCCGCGAGGGCGATGGGCCTCGGCGCATCGCTGATCACCATGCCGCTGTGGAACGTCACCTCGGCACGCAAAATCCTCGGTCTGCCCCTGTCGGTGACGCCGATCTGTGTGGTGCCGCTCGGCTGGCCGCGCGGACGCTACGGCCCGACCACCCGCAAACCCGTCCAGGAGGTCGTGCACCTCGACCAGTAC includes:
- a CDS encoding sulfite exporter TauE/SafE family protein, which codes for MSVAHMIVIILAGMGAGAINSLVGSGTLITFPTLVTLGFPPVTATMSNAIGLVAGGVSGTWGYRKELGGQWDRLRWQIPASVFGAAIGAFLLLHLPEKVFTQIVPVLLIAALVLVVIGPRIQAYARQRAEAAGRSAEHVSSKRMVALVAGTFAVGIYGGYFTAAQGILLIGVMGALLPEDMQRMNAAKNLLSLLVNVVAAVGYTVVAFDRVSWEAAGLIAVGSLVGGWLGAHYGRRLSPNVLRAVIVVVGLIGLYRLLTV
- a CDS encoding nitroreductase family protein, which translates into the protein MSEIPSTDEALANLSMPLLDAMMTQRAIRRVKPDPVDDAIVVKCIELALRAPTGSNGQNWEFIVVKDQRVKDQLGKRYRQPWSIYGALGRRQAANDASMLKILKAVEWQVEHFSEIPVLVIPCLRGGTRVPYVPTPFVGETSYFGSIYPSVQNLLLAARAMGLGASLITMPLWNVTSARKILGLPLSVTPICVVPLGWPRGRYGPTTRKPVQEVVHLDQYGNRGLTP